A DNA window from Vespula vulgaris chromosome 18, iyVesVulg1.1, whole genome shotgun sequence contains the following coding sequences:
- the LOC127070447 gene encoding facilitated trehalose transporter Tret1-2 homolog, with protein sequence MAPTRREEEIEGRSYKEYAYSPVPASSSSAVYETTTTTLVKEPYVESTNNGEEYRKPTFGIVTSKCSVPEMVEKGSTLLQYVAAAAANLSVMATGAMLGWTSPMLERLIKKTDDSPLDRPITMDESSWIGSLVALGAAGGSFLAGYAAERFGRKYSLLFCVVPYSIGWALIGTANSVIQFYIARIIFGIALSFAFTVVPMYVGEIAETSVRGALGSFLQLFITFGLLYSYVIGPYVSYTIFWILCACLPVVFFVLFLLMPESPYYLITKGNREAAVAALAKLRSKSETAVQKEADEIQDILEESMKTETKISDLFNVKANFKALLYTCLLASFQQLTGINVVLFYMQSIFAATGSTMDSNVSTIIVGSVQVAASFVTPLIVDRLGRRLLLITSGIGEIVTLTALGLFFYLKDVQKDEEVVQSISWLPVVSLVIFIATYCIGWGPLPWAVMGEMFAPAVKSKASGITVCMCWFLAFFITKFSSNITSTFGNHTTYWMFAVFCVLSVLFTLFILPETKGKSLEQIQNELNGVKPTMSEFTNSDLPTKQ encoded by the exons aTGGCCCCCACTCGTCGCGAGGAAGAAATAGAGGGGCGCTCGTATAAAGAGTATGCTTACAGCCCTGTACCAGCGAGTTCCTCCTCGGCTGTGTACGaaaccaccaccactaccctCGTTAAAGAACCCTACGTTGAATCTACTAATAACGGAGAAGAGTATAGAAAACCTACATTTGGAATCGTTACGAGCAAGTGCAGTGTTCCCGAGATGGTTGAAAAAGGATCTACGCTCTTGCAGTATGTTGCAGCAGCTGCAG CCAATCTGAGCGTTATGGCGACAGGTGCGATGTTGGGGTGGACCAGTCCGATGTTAGAAAGACTCATAAAGAAAACCGATGACAGTCCTCTGGACCGTCCCATTACCATGGACGAGTCATCGTGGATCGGATCGTTGGTAGCTCTTGGTGCCGCGGGCGGAAGTTTCTTGGCCGGATATGCCGCTGAAag ATTCGGAAGAAAATACAGTCTATTATTTTGCGTTGTACCTTATTCGATCGGCTGGGCGTTGATAGGCACGGCGAACAGCGTGATTCAATTTTACATCGCTCGAATCATATTTGGAATTGCCTTGTCTTTCGCCTTCACGGTCGTGCCTATGTACGTGGGAGAGATCGCAGAG ACGTCCGTCAGAGGAGCGTTGGGATCCTTCCTTCAGTTATTCATCACGTTTGGATTGCTCTATTCTTACGTCATCGGTCCGTACGTTTCTTACACGATCTTTTGGATCCTGTGTGCCTGCCTACCagtcgtcttcttcgttttatttctactGATGCCAGAATCACCTTACTATCTGATCACCAAGGGAAACAGGGAAGCTGCCGTTGCTGCGCTAGCCAAATTACGTAGCAAGAGCGAAACGGCCGTACAAAAGGAGGCAGACGAGATACag GATATCCTCGAAGAATCGATGAAGACGGAGACCAAGATCTCGGATCTGTTCAACGTCAAGGCGAATTTTAAGGCTCTCTTGTACACCTGTCTCTTGGCATCTTTTCAACAGTTGACCGGTATCAACGTTGTTCTATTTTACATGCAATCTATCTTCGCTGCCACTGGTAGCACAATGGATTCGAACGTGTCTACGATCATAGTCGGTAGCGTTCAAGTAGCCGCATCCTTTGTCACGCCATTGATCGTCGACAGGCTGGGCAGACGATTGCTTCTCATAACTTCTGGTATCGGAGAGATCGTTACCTTG ACTGCTCTGggtcttttcttttacctgaAAGACGTGCAGAAGGACGAAGAAGTCGTACAATCGATCTCGTGGCTTCCGGTGGTCTCGCTCGTTATCTTTATCGCCACCTATTGCATCGGTTGGGGACCTCTTCCATGGGCAGTGATGGGCGAGATGTTCGCCCCTGCAGTAAAGTCGAAAGCTTCCGGTATCACGGTCTGCATGTGCTGGTTCTTAGCCTTCTTCATTACGAAATTCTCCAGCAACATCACCAGCACCTTCGGCAATCACACGACCTATTGGATGTTCGCCGTCTTCTGCGTTTTGAGCGTTCTATTCACATTGTTCATACTACCTGAAACCAAGGGCAAGAGTTTAGAACAGATTCAGAACGAGTTGAACGGCGTGAAACCGACGATGTCCGAATTCACCAATTCGGATTTACCTACCAAACAATGA